Proteins encoded together in one Flavobacteriales bacterium window:
- a CDS encoding MBOAT family protein, with protein sequence MLFNSIDFAVFLPIVFLLYWGVFRRSVAWRNAFLILAGCVFYGWWDWRFLGLWLFTAGVDYLVALALARTEAPAGRKLLMGLSLTANLGLLGFFKYYDFFLQSFVDAFTLLGRPIDARPLGLVLPVGISFYTFQSLSYTFDVYRRQLPAVREATTFFAFVSFFPQLLAGPIERARHMLPQFGTERRFDEAAAYDGVRQMLWGLFKKVVVADHCAAFVNPVFGAHETHDGSTLALAVLLFAFQIYGDFSGYSDIAIGCARLFGFELMRNFAYPYFSRDIAEFWRRWHISLSTWFRDYLYIPLGGSRGGKARTVRNVLIIFLVSGFWHGANWTFVAWGAVNGLLFLPLLLRDTHHAMSDAVAAGRLLPSAREALQLLATFLLACFAWTFFRAESMGQAVDILGAIASPGLLEAPYLGDKKGLAFALLGIGITLALEWLARERQYGLQLDGLLPLPVRRLVYYGLIAVLTLTAPLGGGEFIYFQF encoded by the coding sequence ATGCTGTTCAACTCGATCGATTTCGCGGTCTTCCTGCCGATCGTGTTCCTCCTGTACTGGGGGGTCTTCCGGCGTTCGGTGGCCTGGCGCAACGCCTTCCTCATCCTGGCCGGATGCGTGTTCTACGGCTGGTGGGACTGGCGCTTCCTGGGCCTGTGGCTCTTCACCGCCGGGGTGGACTACCTGGTGGCGCTGGCCCTGGCCCGCACCGAGGCCCCCGCCGGCCGCAAGCTGCTCATGGGCCTGAGCCTGACGGCCAACCTGGGGCTGCTCGGCTTCTTCAAGTACTACGATTTCTTCCTGCAGAGCTTCGTGGACGCCTTCACGCTGCTGGGCCGGCCGATCGATGCGCGTCCGCTGGGGCTGGTGCTTCCCGTGGGCATCAGCTTCTACACCTTCCAGAGCCTGAGCTACACCTTCGATGTGTACCGCAGGCAGCTGCCCGCCGTGCGCGAGGCCACGACCTTCTTCGCCTTCGTGAGCTTCTTCCCCCAGTTGCTGGCCGGCCCCATCGAACGGGCCCGCCACATGCTGCCCCAGTTCGGCACCGAGCGCCGCTTCGACGAGGCCGCGGCGTATGACGGCGTGCGACAGATGCTGTGGGGCCTGTTCAAGAAGGTGGTGGTGGCCGACCACTGCGCCGCCTTCGTGAACCCCGTGTTCGGCGCCCACGAGACCCACGACGGCAGCACCCTCGCCCTGGCCGTGCTCCTCTTCGCCTTCCAGATCTACGGCGACTTCAGCGGCTACAGCGACATCGCCATCGGCTGCGCGCGGCTCTTCGGCTTCGAGCTGATGCGCAACTTCGCCTACCCCTACTTCAGCCGCGACATCGCGGAGTTCTGGCGCCGCTGGCACATCAGCCTCAGCACTTGGTTCCGCGACTACCTCTACATCCCCCTGGGCGGCAGCCGCGGCGGCAAGGCGCGCACCGTGCGCAACGTGCTCATCATCTTCCTGGTGAGCGGCTTCTGGCATGGCGCCAACTGGACCTTCGTGGCCTGGGGCGCCGTGAACGGCCTGCTCTTCCTGCCGCTGCTGCTGCGCGACACGCACCACGCGATGAGCGATGCGGTGGCCGCCGGCCGCCTGCTGCCCAGCGCCCGTGAGGCCCTGCAACTGCTCGCCACCTTCCTGCTGGCCTGCTTCGCGTGGACCTTCTTCCGCGCCGAGAGCATGGGGCAGGCCGTGGACATCCTGGGCGCCATCGCCTCTCCGGGCCTGCTCGAAGCGCCGTACCTCGGTGATAAAAAGGGCCTGGCCTTCGCGCTGCTCGGCATCGGCATCACCCTGGCCTTGGAATGGCTGGCCCGCGAGCGGCAATATGGTCTGCAGCTGGACGGCCTGCTCCCGTTGCCGGTGCGCCGCCTGGTGTACTACGGCCTCATCGCCGTGCTCACGCTCACCGCACCGCTGGGCGGTGGCGAGTTCATCTATTTCCAGTTCTGA
- a CDS encoding STAS/SEC14 domain-containing protein, giving the protein MRFRPRSIETRIATVTMVRPGFIEQRYKHGERIDLPGFAENKRARLELAQGMPCVMLSIIPRDMDFDMEVTGVDHFGPERGQDTLRALAVVVHDSMAEMVTKLFFTYFPTVFRTRVFNDEAEARRWLQLQLAEVIQEEG; this is encoded by the coding sequence ATGCGCTTCCGACCACGGAGCATCGAGACCCGCATCGCCACGGTCACCATGGTGCGGCCGGGTTTCATCGAACAACGGTACAAGCATGGCGAGCGGATCGACCTGCCCGGTTTCGCGGAGAACAAGCGCGCGCGCCTCGAACTGGCCCAGGGCATGCCGTGCGTCATGCTCAGCATCATCCCCCGGGACATGGACTTCGACATGGAGGTCACGGGCGTGGACCACTTCGGTCCGGAGCGCGGGCAGGACACCCTTAGGGCCTTGGCGGTGGTGGTGCACGACAGCATGGCGGAGATGGTCACCAAGCTGTTCTTCACCTATTTCCCCACGGTGTTCCGCACGCGCGTGTTCAACGACGAGGCCGAGGCGCGCCGGTGGTTGCAGCTTCAGTTGGCGGAGGTGATCCAGGAGGAGGGCTGA
- a CDS encoding acyl-CoA dehydrogenase family protein has protein sequence MSTTSANGTATKAATDLFQHHDHYLVDELLTEEQKLIRDTARKHVSKHLKPIIEERFEKAEFSKDIIPGLAEIGAFGPFVPEEYGGPGLDQISYGLIMQEIERCDSGLRSLCSVQGSLAMYPIWKYGSEEQKKKWLPDMVQGKKIGCFGLTEPDYGSNPSGMVTTFKDMGDHYLLNGAKMWISNAPFADLAIVWAKAENTEGRIHGLIVERGMEGFTTPTTHGKLSLRASPTGELVFDNVKVPKGNLLPNKSGLGAPMGCLDSARYGIAWGTLGVAMECYDVALRYSKQRIQFGKPIGAFQLTQKKLAEMITEITKAQLLTWRLGVLRSEGRATTQQISMAKRNNVHLALTVAREARQILGGMGITNEYPIMRHMMNLESVVTYEGTHDIHLLITGAEVTGIPAYK, from the coding sequence ATGTCCACCACTTCCGCCAACGGCACCGCCACCAAGGCCGCCACCGACCTCTTCCAACACCACGACCACTACTTGGTGGACGAACTGCTCACCGAGGAACAGAAGCTGATCCGCGACACGGCGCGCAAGCACGTGAGCAAGCACCTCAAGCCCATCATCGAGGAGCGTTTCGAGAAGGCCGAGTTCAGCAAGGACATCATCCCCGGGCTGGCGGAGATCGGCGCCTTCGGCCCCTTTGTACCGGAGGAATACGGCGGCCCCGGGCTGGACCAGATCAGCTACGGCCTCATCATGCAGGAGATCGAGCGCTGCGACAGCGGCCTGCGCAGCCTGTGCAGCGTGCAAGGCTCATTGGCCATGTACCCCATCTGGAAGTACGGCAGTGAGGAGCAGAAGAAGAAGTGGCTGCCGGACATGGTGCAGGGCAAGAAGATCGGCTGCTTCGGCCTCACCGAGCCCGACTACGGCAGCAACCCCAGCGGCATGGTCACCACCTTCAAGGACATGGGCGATCACTACCTGCTGAACGGCGCCAAGATGTGGATCAGCAACGCGCCCTTCGCCGACCTCGCGATCGTGTGGGCCAAGGCCGAGAACACCGAGGGTCGCATCCATGGCCTCATCGTGGAGCGCGGCATGGAGGGCTTCACCACGCCCACCACGCACGGCAAGCTGAGCCTCCGCGCCAGCCCCACCGGCGAGCTGGTGTTCGACAACGTGAAGGTGCCCAAGGGCAACCTGCTTCCCAACAAGAGCGGCTTGGGCGCACCCATGGGCTGCCTGGACAGCGCTCGTTACGGCATCGCGTGGGGCACCCTCGGCGTGGCCATGGAGTGCTACGATGTGGCCCTGCGCTACAGCAAGCAGCGCATCCAGTTCGGCAAGCCCATCGGTGCCTTCCAGCTCACGCAGAAGAAGCTGGCCGAGATGATCACGGAGATCACCAAGGCCCAGCTCCTCACCTGGCGCCTGGGCGTGCTGCGCAGCGAGGGCCGCGCCACCACGCAGCAGATCAGCATGGCCAAGCGGAACAACGTGCACCTCGCGCTCACTGTGGCGCGGGAGGCGCGCCAGATCCTCGGCGGCATGGGCATCACCAACGAATACCCCATCATGCGCCACATGATGAACCTGGAAAGCGTGGTGACCTATGAAGGCACGCACGACATCCACCTGTTGATCACCGGTGCAGAGGTGACCGGGATCCCGGCGTACAAGTAG
- a CDS encoding DUF4271 domain-containing protein yields MGEPRIHDPLSADWVVLVLLAVLVQLAWTNVVSPRKWGLILNGAFGARISRRSLREDIDLQDRSMLGLLVALLAGLGLFLHQALVMRGIADAGPVGYFGVVALLVLVVLAQVFVLRLVGWLFQGDGGLQEYIYVLVIDHLVLGAALLPVAVLVAFRPEMRFVLLPTGGVIASAIVLLRWGRAGLIGRSAGVPLRHIFLYLCAAESLPVFLVLQTLQRSGPSVFQLH; encoded by the coding sequence ATGGGTGAACCGCGGATCCACGACCCCTTGAGCGCCGATTGGGTGGTGCTGGTGCTGCTGGCCGTGCTGGTGCAGCTGGCCTGGACGAACGTCGTGTCGCCCCGCAAATGGGGCCTGATCCTCAACGGGGCGTTCGGCGCTCGCATCAGTCGGCGGAGCCTGCGCGAGGACATCGACCTGCAGGACCGCTCGATGTTGGGGCTGCTGGTGGCGTTGCTGGCGGGCCTGGGGTTGTTCCTGCATCAGGCACTGGTGATGCGCGGCATCGCGGATGCGGGTCCGGTGGGCTACTTCGGGGTGGTGGCCCTGCTGGTGCTGGTGGTGCTCGCGCAGGTGTTCGTGCTCCGGTTGGTGGGATGGCTCTTCCAGGGCGACGGTGGCCTGCAGGAGTACATCTACGTTCTGGTGATCGATCACCTGGTGCTGGGGGCGGCCTTGCTGCCCGTGGCGGTGTTGGTGGCCTTTCGGCCGGAAATGCGGTTCGTACTGCTGCCGACGGGCGGGGTGATCGCCTCGGCGATCGTGCTCCTCCGGTGGGGCCGGGCGGGGCTCATCGGGCGATCGGCGGGGGTCCCGCTCAGGCACATTTTCCTGTACCTTTGCGCCGCCGAGAGCCTGCCTGTGTTCCTCGTGCTCCAGACCCTTCAGCGTTCCGGCCCATCCGTGTTCCAACTTCACTAA
- a CDS encoding uroporphyrinogen-III synthase: MKIKTILVSQPEPTDVKSPYHELGRKYGLKIDFKPFIKVEAVPAQDFRQERINILDHSAIVLTSRNAVDHFFRMCKELRLTVPESMKYFCVSESVAYYVQKYIVYRKRKVFIGKNTFQDLLDVIKKHKDEVYLVPCSDIQKAEIPALLDKAGVKYTNAVFYRTVASDLSDLKNLKYDMLVFFSPAGIESLFKNFPKFDQNGAVIAAFGPTTSKAVRDAGLRLDIEAPLPEAPSMTGAIELYIKRLGKKK, encoded by the coding sequence TTGAAGATCAAGACCATCCTCGTTTCGCAGCCGGAACCCACGGACGTCAAGTCCCCCTACCACGAGCTCGGCAGGAAGTACGGCCTGAAGATCGACTTCAAGCCGTTCATCAAGGTGGAGGCCGTTCCTGCGCAGGACTTCCGGCAGGAGCGCATCAACATCCTGGACCACTCGGCCATCGTGCTCACCAGCCGTAATGCGGTGGACCATTTCTTCCGGATGTGCAAGGAGCTTCGGCTCACGGTGCCGGAAAGCATGAAGTACTTCTGCGTCAGCGAGAGCGTGGCGTACTACGTGCAGAAGTACATCGTGTACCGCAAACGCAAGGTCTTCATCGGCAAGAACACGTTCCAGGACCTGCTGGACGTGATCAAGAAGCACAAGGACGAGGTGTACCTGGTGCCGTGCAGCGACATCCAGAAGGCGGAGATCCCCGCGCTGCTGGACAAGGCGGGGGTGAAGTACACCAACGCGGTGTTCTACCGCACGGTGGCCAGCGACCTCAGCGACCTGAAGAACCTGAAGTACGACATGCTGGTGTTCTTCAGCCCGGCGGGGATCGAGAGCCTGTTCAAGAACTTCCCGAAGTTCGACCAGAACGGCGCGGTCATCGCAGCGTTCGGCCCAACGACCAGCAAGGCGGTGCGCGATGCCGGTCTGCGGCTGGACATCGAGGCCCCCCTGCCGGAGGCCCCGAGCATGACGGGTGCCATCGAGCTGTACATCAAGAGGCTCGGCAAGAAGAAATAG
- a CDS encoding ribonuclease P protein component, translating into MERHTFPKQERLRGRPRIQRLIAEGRTVHVPPFRLTGLFMELDAPVPAQVAFAVPKRNLPRAVDRNRARRRMREAYRLHKHIYHDRLRQLGRSCGLLFVLQGRAVPAYAEVEGKMIRALDRWFKEHA; encoded by the coding sequence ATGGAGCGTCATACCTTCCCCAAGCAGGAGCGCCTTCGCGGCCGTCCGCGCATCCAGCGGCTCATCGCCGAGGGGCGCACGGTGCACGTTCCGCCCTTCCGCCTCACCGGCCTGTTCATGGAGCTCGATGCCCCCGTTCCAGCCCAGGTGGCCTTCGCCGTGCCGAAGCGCAACCTCCCGCGTGCAGTGGACCGCAACCGGGCCCGTCGGCGCATGCGCGAGGCCTACCGCCTGCACAAGCACATTTACCACGACCGGTTACGCCAGCTCGGCCGCTCATGCGGCTTGCTCTTCGTGCTGCAGGGCCGTGCCGTGCCGGCCTACGCCGAGGTGGAGGGTAAAATGATCCGCGCGCTGGACCGTTGGTTCAAGGAACATGCGTAG
- the yidD gene encoding membrane protein insertion efficiency factor YidD, translated as MRRLLITAMIGLIRLYQFTLSPLLPGACRYTPSCSTYGVEALRRHGPFRGGWLTLKRFLSCHPWGGHGHDPVP; from the coding sequence ATGCGTAGGCTGCTCATCACCGCCATGATCGGCCTCATCCGCCTTTACCAGTTCACCCTGTCGCCGTTGCTGCCCGGTGCGTGCCGATACACACCCAGCTGTAGCACCTACGGCGTGGAGGCCCTGCGCCGCCATGGTCCCTTCCGCGGCGGCTGGCTCACCCTCAAGCGCTTCCTATCTTGTCATCCTTGGGGCGGGCATGGCCACGACCCCGTTCCATGA